A single genomic interval of Mangifera indica cultivar Alphonso chromosome 5, CATAS_Mindica_2.1, whole genome shotgun sequence harbors:
- the LOC123216811 gene encoding uncharacterized protein LOC123216811 isoform X3, giving the protein MQNNWRMNDDKLKALQEKCVAQSMMLNEEYVSAREKLLIAQQLCPTLDYIDSMLNVCDILILAAGFELSDCEIDDFCVHHLFMPSVTHSDTVFQYQKLLTSLQVIKDEFPGTELAIQFLQNAFSNLSDRGKRSEYYFQQDASLAGQLTFKCHTVSSSEILGTGSIEGVSMEVTSEKSGNHEPCVLPYHDVDEQDDIITHQASLALPRLNQEFYNFENDRKVEFLRAGQIWATYYQASVPYRYALVNSNNNFDLIVTWLKPKIGSSNEKTWYFSGLPVGCGTFDLSPERNDVVRPMVFSHQCSPFHSLTENQFEIYPKKGADIVYLMKRDGFRSVFERQTIELRPTVCQIPSNNLYSFSHNIPAYRIMGGDGKAVFELDQLALPDGMVVATDTQIILKKRNINVSTHFTPQKQLPSLGSYPDSKTLKHKWSPNDFCAGQVWSVFCAKDSMPRQYIQINGVISEKQVSVTLLEPLPVLRHDIEWKKKNLPIVCGLFELCKTSVILEPSYVSILIEPQRSLPKPYFIIYPKKGEVWAMYKNWNNEWNQNDYRNCEYFVVEILSELFNEDGMRIAKLVKVENYATFFQRQRDNGFDIVRTVLQAEMLSFSHRIPAFKVPEISQYGVSEDSWHLDPNALPSNS; this is encoded by the exons ATGCAGAATAATTGGAGGATGAATGATGATAAGTTGAAGGCCCTGCAGGAAAAGTGCGTTGCCCAATCAATGATGCTGAATGAAGAATACGTCAGTGCCAGAGAAAAGTTACTCATAGCTCAGCAGCTTTGTCCAACACTAGATTACATTGATTCAATGTTGAATGTCTGTGACATACTAATATTGGCTGCTGGTTTTGAGTTATCAGATTGTGAGATTGATGACTTCTGCGTTCATCATCTCTTTATGCCCTCTGTCACACACTCTGATACTGTTTTTCAATATCAGAAGCTCCTCACTTCATTGCAGGTCATTAAGGATGAATTTCCAGGCACTGAATTGGCAATACAATTTCTCCAGAATGCATTCTCCAACCTATCTGACAGAGGAAAACGTTCTGAATACTATTTCCAGCAGGATGCTTCTTTGGCTGGTCAGCTGACGTTTAAGTGTCACACTGTTTCTTCTAGCGAAATTCTGGGCACGGGGAGCATAGAAGGTGTCTCAATGGAAGTGACTTCTGAAAAGAGTGGAAATCATGAGCCATGTGTGTTACCTTATCATGACGTGGATGAGCAAGATGATATAATTACTCATCAAGCATCCTTAGCTTTGCCAAGGCTTAACCAGGAATTTTACAACTTTGAAAATGACAGAAAAGTGGAGTTCCTCAGGGCGGGACAGATCTGGGCTACTTATTATCAAGCAAGTGTTCCTTATCGCTATGCTCTTGTCAACAGCAATAACAATTTTGACCTCATTGTTACATGGCTGAAACCAAAAATTGGTAGTTCAAATGAGAAAACATGGTATTTTTCTGGCTTACCTGTCGGTTGTGGGACCTTTGATCTAAGTCCGGAGAGAAATGATGTGGTAAGACCAATGGTTTTTTCCCATCAATGCTCCCCATTTCATTCACTGACAGAGAATCAGTTTGAGATTTACCcaaaaaaag gtGCGGATATTGTGTATTTGATGAAGCGAGATGGTTTCAGGAGTGTCTTTGAGAGACAAACAATAGAACTTCGTCCTACTGTTTGTCAGATCCCTTCCAATAATTTGTACAGTTTCTCTCACAATATTCCAGCATACAGGATTATGGGTGGAGATGGTAAGGCAGTCTTTGAACTTGACCAGTTGGCTTTGCCTGATGGAATGGTTGTTGCCACTGACACTCAAATAATCCTAAAGAAGAGGAACATAAATGTTTCAACTCACTTCACTCCTCAGAAACAACTACCTTCTCTGGGATCGTATCCAGACAGCAAAACTTTGAAGCATAAGTGGTCGCCAAATGATTTTTGTGCAGGTCAAGTATGGTCTGTATTTTGTGCAAAGGATTCGATGCCACGACAATACATCCAGATAAACGGTGTAATTTCTGAAAAGCAAGTGTCTGTCACATTGTTAGAACCTCTTCCAGTTCTTCGTCATGATATCGAgtggaagaaaaaaaacctCCCCATTGTGTGTGGCTTGTTTGAACTTTGCAAAACCAGTGTCATCCTGGAACCATCTTATGTTTCCATTCTTATTGAGCCCCAAAGATCTCTACCCAAGCCATACTTTATTATTTACCCAAAGAAAGGTGAGGTTTGGGCAATGTACAAGAATTGGAATAATGAGTGGAACCAAAATGATTACCGAAATTGTGAGTATTTTGTTGTCGAAATTCTTTCAGAATTGTTTAATGAAGATGGGATGAGAATAGCCAAGCTGGTGAAGGTGGAGAATTATGCGACTTTCTTCCAGAGGCAACGGGATAATGGGTTTGATATTGTCCGCACGGTTTTACAAGCAGAGATGCTGAGTTTCTCACATCGAATACCTGCTTTTAAAGTGCCTGAAATTAGCCAATATGGTGTCTCAGAAGACTCTTGGCATTTGGATCCTAATGCTTTACCTTCTAACTCATAA
- the LOC123216811 gene encoding uncharacterized protein LOC123216811 isoform X2, whose translation MNDDKLKALQEKCVAQSMMLNEEYVSAREKLLIAQQLCPTLDYIDSMLNVCDILILAAGFELSDCEIDDFCVHHLFMPSVTHSDTVFQYQKLLTSLQVIKDEFPGTELAIQFLQNAFSNLSDRGKRSEYYFQQDASLAGQLTFKCHTVSSSEILGTGSIEGVSMEVTSEKSGNHEPCVLPYHDVDEQDDIITHQASLALPRLNQEFYNFENDRKVEFLRAGQIWATYYQASVPYRYALVNSNNNFDLIVTWLKPKIGSSNEKTWYFSGLPVGCGTFDLSPERNDVVRPMVFSHQCSPFHSLTENQFEIYPKKGEIWAVYENWNPDECAYNPKCLKECKFHLVEMLSDFSKFSGADIVYLMKRDGFRSVFERQTIELRPTVCQIPSNNLYSFSHNIPAYRIMGGDGKAVFELDQLALPDGMVVATDTQIILKKRNINVSTHFTPQKQLPSLGSYPDSKTLKHKWSPNDFCAGQVWSVFCAKDSMPRQYIQINGVISEKQVSVTLLEPLPVLRHDIEWKKKNLPIVCGLFELCKTSVILEPSYVSILIEPQRSLPKPYFIIYPKKGEVWAMYKNWNNEWNQNDYRNCEYFVVEILSELFNEDGMRIAKLVKVENYATFFQRQRDNGFDIVRTVLQAEMLSFSHRIPAFKVPEISQYGVSEDSWHLDPNALPSNS comes from the coding sequence ATGAATGATGATAAGTTGAAGGCCCTGCAGGAAAAGTGCGTTGCCCAATCAATGATGCTGAATGAAGAATACGTCAGTGCCAGAGAAAAGTTACTCATAGCTCAGCAGCTTTGTCCAACACTAGATTACATTGATTCAATGTTGAATGTCTGTGACATACTAATATTGGCTGCTGGTTTTGAGTTATCAGATTGTGAGATTGATGACTTCTGCGTTCATCATCTCTTTATGCCCTCTGTCACACACTCTGATACTGTTTTTCAATATCAGAAGCTCCTCACTTCATTGCAGGTCATTAAGGATGAATTTCCAGGCACTGAATTGGCAATACAATTTCTCCAGAATGCATTCTCCAACCTATCTGACAGAGGAAAACGTTCTGAATACTATTTCCAGCAGGATGCTTCTTTGGCTGGTCAGCTGACGTTTAAGTGTCACACTGTTTCTTCTAGCGAAATTCTGGGCACGGGGAGCATAGAAGGTGTCTCAATGGAAGTGACTTCTGAAAAGAGTGGAAATCATGAGCCATGTGTGTTACCTTATCATGACGTGGATGAGCAAGATGATATAATTACTCATCAAGCATCCTTAGCTTTGCCAAGGCTTAACCAGGAATTTTACAACTTTGAAAATGACAGAAAAGTGGAGTTCCTCAGGGCGGGACAGATCTGGGCTACTTATTATCAAGCAAGTGTTCCTTATCGCTATGCTCTTGTCAACAGCAATAACAATTTTGACCTCATTGTTACATGGCTGAAACCAAAAATTGGTAGTTCAAATGAGAAAACATGGTATTTTTCTGGCTTACCTGTCGGTTGTGGGACCTTTGATCTAAGTCCGGAGAGAAATGATGTGGTAAGACCAATGGTTTTTTCCCATCAATGCTCCCCATTTCATTCACTGACAGAGAATCAGTTTGAGATTTACCcaaaaaaaggtgaaatttggGCTGTATATGAGAATTGGAACCCTGATGAATGTGCCTACAATCCTAAATGTCTTAAAGAATGCAAATTTCATCTGGTTGAAATGCTGtctgatttttcaaaattttcaggtGCGGATATTGTGTATTTGATGAAGCGAGATGGTTTCAGGAGTGTCTTTGAGAGACAAACAATAGAACTTCGTCCTACTGTTTGTCAGATCCCTTCCAATAATTTGTACAGTTTCTCTCACAATATTCCAGCATACAGGATTATGGGTGGAGATGGTAAGGCAGTCTTTGAACTTGACCAGTTGGCTTTGCCTGATGGAATGGTTGTTGCCACTGACACTCAAATAATCCTAAAGAAGAGGAACATAAATGTTTCAACTCACTTCACTCCTCAGAAACAACTACCTTCTCTGGGATCGTATCCAGACAGCAAAACTTTGAAGCATAAGTGGTCGCCAAATGATTTTTGTGCAGGTCAAGTATGGTCTGTATTTTGTGCAAAGGATTCGATGCCACGACAATACATCCAGATAAACGGTGTAATTTCTGAAAAGCAAGTGTCTGTCACATTGTTAGAACCTCTTCCAGTTCTTCGTCATGATATCGAgtggaagaaaaaaaacctCCCCATTGTGTGTGGCTTGTTTGAACTTTGCAAAACCAGTGTCATCCTGGAACCATCTTATGTTTCCATTCTTATTGAGCCCCAAAGATCTCTACCCAAGCCATACTTTATTATTTACCCAAAGAAAGGTGAGGTTTGGGCAATGTACAAGAATTGGAATAATGAGTGGAACCAAAATGATTACCGAAATTGTGAGTATTTTGTTGTCGAAATTCTTTCAGAATTGTTTAATGAAGATGGGATGAGAATAGCCAAGCTGGTGAAGGTGGAGAATTATGCGACTTTCTTCCAGAGGCAACGGGATAATGGGTTTGATATTGTCCGCACGGTTTTACAAGCAGAGATGCTGAGTTTCTCACATCGAATACCTGCTTTTAAAGTGCCTGAAATTAGCCAATATGGTGTCTCAGAAGACTCTTGGCATTTGGATCCTAATGCTTTACCTTCTAACTCATAA
- the LOC123216811 gene encoding uncharacterized protein LOC123216811 isoform X1, whose translation MQNNWRMNDDKLKALQEKCVAQSMMLNEEYVSAREKLLIAQQLCPTLDYIDSMLNVCDILILAAGFELSDCEIDDFCVHHLFMPSVTHSDTVFQYQKLLTSLQVIKDEFPGTELAIQFLQNAFSNLSDRGKRSEYYFQQDASLAGQLTFKCHTVSSSEILGTGSIEGVSMEVTSEKSGNHEPCVLPYHDVDEQDDIITHQASLALPRLNQEFYNFENDRKVEFLRAGQIWATYYQASVPYRYALVNSNNNFDLIVTWLKPKIGSSNEKTWYFSGLPVGCGTFDLSPERNDVVRPMVFSHQCSPFHSLTENQFEIYPKKGEIWAVYENWNPDECAYNPKCLKECKFHLVEMLSDFSKFSGADIVYLMKRDGFRSVFERQTIELRPTVCQIPSNNLYSFSHNIPAYRIMGGDGKAVFELDQLALPDGMVVATDTQIILKKRNINVSTHFTPQKQLPSLGSYPDSKTLKHKWSPNDFCAGQVWSVFCAKDSMPRQYIQINGVISEKQVSVTLLEPLPVLRHDIEWKKKNLPIVCGLFELCKTSVILEPSYVSILIEPQRSLPKPYFIIYPKKGEVWAMYKNWNNEWNQNDYRNCEYFVVEILSELFNEDGMRIAKLVKVENYATFFQRQRDNGFDIVRTVLQAEMLSFSHRIPAFKVPEISQYGVSEDSWHLDPNALPSNS comes from the coding sequence ATGCAGAATAATTGGAGGATGAATGATGATAAGTTGAAGGCCCTGCAGGAAAAGTGCGTTGCCCAATCAATGATGCTGAATGAAGAATACGTCAGTGCCAGAGAAAAGTTACTCATAGCTCAGCAGCTTTGTCCAACACTAGATTACATTGATTCAATGTTGAATGTCTGTGACATACTAATATTGGCTGCTGGTTTTGAGTTATCAGATTGTGAGATTGATGACTTCTGCGTTCATCATCTCTTTATGCCCTCTGTCACACACTCTGATACTGTTTTTCAATATCAGAAGCTCCTCACTTCATTGCAGGTCATTAAGGATGAATTTCCAGGCACTGAATTGGCAATACAATTTCTCCAGAATGCATTCTCCAACCTATCTGACAGAGGAAAACGTTCTGAATACTATTTCCAGCAGGATGCTTCTTTGGCTGGTCAGCTGACGTTTAAGTGTCACACTGTTTCTTCTAGCGAAATTCTGGGCACGGGGAGCATAGAAGGTGTCTCAATGGAAGTGACTTCTGAAAAGAGTGGAAATCATGAGCCATGTGTGTTACCTTATCATGACGTGGATGAGCAAGATGATATAATTACTCATCAAGCATCCTTAGCTTTGCCAAGGCTTAACCAGGAATTTTACAACTTTGAAAATGACAGAAAAGTGGAGTTCCTCAGGGCGGGACAGATCTGGGCTACTTATTATCAAGCAAGTGTTCCTTATCGCTATGCTCTTGTCAACAGCAATAACAATTTTGACCTCATTGTTACATGGCTGAAACCAAAAATTGGTAGTTCAAATGAGAAAACATGGTATTTTTCTGGCTTACCTGTCGGTTGTGGGACCTTTGATCTAAGTCCGGAGAGAAATGATGTGGTAAGACCAATGGTTTTTTCCCATCAATGCTCCCCATTTCATTCACTGACAGAGAATCAGTTTGAGATTTACCcaaaaaaaggtgaaatttggGCTGTATATGAGAATTGGAACCCTGATGAATGTGCCTACAATCCTAAATGTCTTAAAGAATGCAAATTTCATCTGGTTGAAATGCTGtctgatttttcaaaattttcaggtGCGGATATTGTGTATTTGATGAAGCGAGATGGTTTCAGGAGTGTCTTTGAGAGACAAACAATAGAACTTCGTCCTACTGTTTGTCAGATCCCTTCCAATAATTTGTACAGTTTCTCTCACAATATTCCAGCATACAGGATTATGGGTGGAGATGGTAAGGCAGTCTTTGAACTTGACCAGTTGGCTTTGCCTGATGGAATGGTTGTTGCCACTGACACTCAAATAATCCTAAAGAAGAGGAACATAAATGTTTCAACTCACTTCACTCCTCAGAAACAACTACCTTCTCTGGGATCGTATCCAGACAGCAAAACTTTGAAGCATAAGTGGTCGCCAAATGATTTTTGTGCAGGTCAAGTATGGTCTGTATTTTGTGCAAAGGATTCGATGCCACGACAATACATCCAGATAAACGGTGTAATTTCTGAAAAGCAAGTGTCTGTCACATTGTTAGAACCTCTTCCAGTTCTTCGTCATGATATCGAgtggaagaaaaaaaacctCCCCATTGTGTGTGGCTTGTTTGAACTTTGCAAAACCAGTGTCATCCTGGAACCATCTTATGTTTCCATTCTTATTGAGCCCCAAAGATCTCTACCCAAGCCATACTTTATTATTTACCCAAAGAAAGGTGAGGTTTGGGCAATGTACAAGAATTGGAATAATGAGTGGAACCAAAATGATTACCGAAATTGTGAGTATTTTGTTGTCGAAATTCTTTCAGAATTGTTTAATGAAGATGGGATGAGAATAGCCAAGCTGGTGAAGGTGGAGAATTATGCGACTTTCTTCCAGAGGCAACGGGATAATGGGTTTGATATTGTCCGCACGGTTTTACAAGCAGAGATGCTGAGTTTCTCACATCGAATACCTGCTTTTAAAGTGCCTGAAATTAGCCAATATGGTGTCTCAGAAGACTCTTGGCATTTGGATCCTAATGCTTTACCTTCTAACTCATAA